The Nitrospira sp. genome segment TCTTGATTCCTCTCAGCGGTCTCTTTGTGAAAACCAGCACCCTGTCGTGGGAACGGTTTTGGGAGATCATCACGACCCCGAGAGCGATCGCCTCCTACCAACTGACATTCGGGGTCTCGATGGTCGGAGCGGTCATCAACGGCTTGTTCGGATCGATCATTGCCTGGGTGTTGGTTCGGTACCACTTCCCTGGACAGTCAGTCGTTGATGCCCTTGTCGACCTTCCCTTTGCCCTGCCCACTGCGGTCGCCGGCATTACGCTGGCTGCGATCTATTCGTCGAATGGATGGATCGGGCAGTATCTCGAACCGCTGGGTATCAAGGTCGCCTTCACACCGCTGGGTGTGCTGGTCGCGTTGACCTTCATTGGATTGCCTTTCGTTGTCCGCACCGTACAACCGGTACTGCAGGATTTGGATAAAGAAGTGGAAGAGGCCGCCACGACGTTGGGGGCCAACCGATGGCAAACGTTTTGGGCGGTGATCGTGCCTGAACTGTGGCCGGCGCTCCTCACCGGAATAGCCATGGCCTTCGCCCGTGCCGTCGGGGAATATGGGTCCGTCATATTCATTGCGGGCAATATGCCGCTGAAATCAGAAATCACCCCGCTCCTCATCATGACCAAATTGGAACAGTATGACTATGCGGGAGCCACTGCGCTCGGTGTGATCATGCTGGTGGCCTCGTTCGTTCTTGCTTTGATGATCAATCTTCTTCAGTGGTGGAGCACGGCTCGCCACATGAATCAATAGGAAGGTATGAACTCTGTCACTATAGCCGCCGATAAGAATGTGCAGTGGAAAGATTCTCTCGCCACGGAAAGCCCTCTCGTCCGTCGGCTGCTTATTACCGCCGCCTTCCTCTACTTAACGCTTTTTTTATTCATCCCGCTCGTCGCCGTCTTCGTTGAAGCGTTGAAAGGAGGTATTTCTGCCTATGTCGGATCCTTTCTCAACGAAGATGCCCTCGCGGCCATTCGTTTAACACTCTTGGTGGCGGCTGTGGCTGTGCCGTTGAATGCCTTGTTCGGGGTGGCCGCAGCTTGGGCCATTGCGAAATTTGATTTCGTCGGCAAACAGATTCTGATTACCCTCATTGATATGCCCTTGGCCGTCTCGCCGATCATCTCTGGTTTAATTTACGTGCTCCTCTTCGGAGCGCAAGGTTGGCTGGGCCCGTGGCTGTCGGAGCATGACATCAAGATCATTTTTGCCTTGCCCGGCATTGTGCTGGCCACGATCTTCGTTACGGTCCCATTTGTCGCGCGCGAGCTGATTCCACTGATGCAATCGCAAGGGCGGGAGGAAGAGGAAGCGGCGATCATGCTTGGGGCTTCGGGTTGGCAGATGTTTGTGCGTGTTACGCTGCCGAATATCAAATGGAGCCTCCTCTATGGGGTCATCTTGTGCAATGCGCGCGCGATGGGAGAATTCGGCGCCGTTTCGGTGGTCTCCGGCCATATCCGAGGACTGACGAATACGATGCCGCTGCATGTCGAAATTTTATACAACGAGTACAACGCCGTGTCGGCATTCGCGGTTGCTTCGCTCCTGACCTTGTTAGCGATCGTGACGCTTTCAGCAAAGGCGCTGATCGAACGGAAAACCGTCTCGGCCAATCAGCACATGACCCGGCGGTAACGGGACGAAAACGTCTATTTCCCAACGGAGCCCACTATGAGTATCCAGGTCGAGCATGTCACCAAACGGTTTGGGGCGTTTACGGTATTGAACGATGTCAACCTTCACGTTGAGGCAGGAGAACTCGTTGCACTCCTCGGCCCATCCGGTTGCGGCAAGACGACGTTGCTGAGAATTCTGGCTGGACTGGAACGCCCTGATGATGGACGCATCTTTCTGCAGGGCACGGAGGTGACGGATCAGCGGATCAGCGAACGCCGGGTGGGATTCGTCTTCCAGCATTACGCGTTGTTCCGCCACATGACCGTCGCGGACAATGTCGCATTTGGGCTGAATGTCCTGCCCCGGGCGCAACGGCCTTCGGCTACTCGCATACAGGAAAAGGTTCGTGAACTGCTGACACTCGTCCAGCTGCAGGCGATGGCCGACCGGTATCCCAGCCAACTGTCTGGAGGCCAGCGACAACGTGTGGCATTGGCCCGAGCGCTGGCTGTGGAACCGAAGCTTCTGTTGTTGGATGAACCCTTTGGAGCGTTGGATGCCAAGGTCCGCAAGGAACTCCGTCGCTGGCTCAGGCGGCTCCATGATGAGTTACATATTACCGGCATTCTTGTCACGCATGACCAAGAGGAGGCGCTAGAGGTCGCCGATCGTGTCGTGGTCATGCATCAGGGCAATATCGAGCAAATCGGCACGCCGGATGAGGTCTATGAAAATCCGGAGACGCCGTTCGTGTACCAGTTCCTCGGCGACGTCAATGTGTTCCACGGCCGCATGTCACAGGGCCGCATCGTGGACGGAGAGGGCGGCATCGCGCTATCTCCGGGCGACGATCTGCCGGGCGAACAAGAAGTGACGTTTGTGCGTCCTCATGATCTGGAACTGAGTCCAAGCCGGACCACGCCGGCACAGCTCGAAGCGACCGTGCAGTTCGTCAATACTGCGGGCTCACGAGTTCATCTGGAATTGGAGTCGAAGGAATCGCCAGGACTGATCGCGGTGGAGCTGACGAAGGAACGCTATCGAGAGTTGAAGCTTCAACCAGGCGATGTGGTCTTTGTACACCCGAAACAACTGCATGTATTCAGAATGCCATGCCTCGGTCAGTGAAGCGGTGCTGATGCACTGGCAGGGAGCAACCCTCCCGCTCGTCGCACATAAATGGAGGTTATTATGAGTCCGATACATCGGGTTATGGCAGTTCTCGTACTCGCGGTCGTTGGCCTAGTAGGTTGTGCATACGAACGGCGCTCGGTGGCAGACGTAAATCCTCGCAGTGTGGCGGACATGAAGGCCGTCATGCGTGACCTGTGGTCAGGACACAACTTTTGGATTCGGAATGTCGCCTTGGACAATACGACGAACAATCGCAAAGCGCTGGATTTTGCCGAGAAGGCAGTGATGGCCAACGCAAAACAGATTGCGAGAATGTTTACGCCGTTCTACGGCGAAGCGGCGACTGAGCAGCTCTTTACCTTACTGGTCAAGCATTATGGCGCGATCAAAGCATATTCCGAGGCCACCGTTGCCGGAAGTAAAAGCCGGCAGGACGCGGCCCTGGCCGACTATGCCTCGAATACCGACGAGATCGCCGCATTCCTCAGTGGGGCCAATCGCTATCTCCCGAAGGACACTGTCCGAAGTCTGTTCGCTGCTCATGGGGCTCATCATGCTGAGCTTATCAACGAGTTGCAAGAGGAAGATTACGGCCACGAGGCAGAAACGTGGCAGGTGATGCAGCAACATGTCTATGCGATTGCCGATACGCTGGTGACAGCACTGGAGAAGCAGTTTCCAGCCAAGTTTCCAAGTTTTCATGTTCAATGACTAGTGAGTGAGGTCGTCCCATGCGTCGATCCCGAGGGAAGAACACATAAAGAAGCGCTATCGTGAATTAACACTTCAACAAGGCGATGTGGTCTTTGTGCACCAGAAACAACTGCATGTATTCAAAATGCTTAGCCCTCGTCGGCGAAACTGTGAACCACGGACCGAGAAGCAATGTCTCCCTGTCGGCGTCGGCCGAGCGCAGTCAGCGATGCGGTAATCGCAATCAACAGAGCCAGAGCCATGAGCAACTGTCTTGTCTGTCAAGAGCCGCACTGGGTGTTTTTCTCTTAGCAAGTGTAGCCCTTGGATGCACGATGGTTGTTAACCCTGTCTCATCATCGGAAACCATTATGATGGATGAGAATCATGGATTGCTCGTCGGCGCCATTCATCTCACTCGAGATGAAAGATCCTTATCAGCTGGTCTTAAGTGGCCAACATATACAAAGTGGTGGATCGAAGAAAAAACACAGGGAACACATATGGTACTTACACCTCTTCCTCTTGACGGTGACTTCACGCTGAAGCTGCCACCTGGTTCTTATCACATCACGGACGTCAGTTTCCACAGCAGTCAGGGTGCCTGGCACACCGAACTACCGACCACATTTCGCATTCTGTCAGGAGAGTGTACATCTTTAGGAGCATTGAAACTTGAGCTGTTAGAAGGATTCCGGGTAGGCTGGATCACGCAGCAAGTTTCCGATGAAAAGGCACGTGCCGTGGAGAATAAAAGAATAACCTCAGAAACAAGCGGTTGTCCAGTCATTGCGCCACTTACGCCAGGTAAGCAACGCTCGGTCAGACTGATTCTTTATCGACCGGATCAGTTGGTTCGGCCATGAAATAGGCAATTGGGGCAGGGTAAGTGTCTGCTGCTATGTTTCGAGATAGCGGGCGATGACGGTTCACCTCCGTGCCGTATCTGTGTTTTCCCTGTAAATTGGGGAGGAACTCAATGGTGCATGCGCGCTACTCAGGATGGTGAGGGGCTGCCGATGCTGATGGCATGTCTGCAGTGATGCAGGACTGCATGAGCTCAACCTTGCATTGCCAGGATGTGGCCGCAGCGTTGACGCGGTTGACCACATCCGCCGGCTTCACGGTGCTGGGGCTAATATCCACGAGCACATGGTCAGGGATCCGGTTGAAATACACGCCGGTCACGCCTGGAATGGCTTGCAAGACGTTGTTCATCTCAGCTTCCTTGCTGTCGCACCCTGATCCGCTGAGCATCAGGGGAAGTCGTTCTTTGGCGGGAGGGTTTGCTGAAACCGGTAGGGAAACAGAAAGGCTTGCGATCAGGAGTACGGTCAAGACAGCTCGTTGGCGCCGGAAGGTTTGCATGAGATAAGCTCCAGAGAAAGAAGGTGTATCCGCGTTCATAAAATACATGATGCGGAATAATGTTGTCGAGTCGCTACTTGGCCTGCACCAAAAAGGCTCTTGAGCGGGCAGTGCCGCCGCCGGCGACGACATCAATGAATGACATGCCGGGCCGGACATCAGGAACTGTCGCTTCGATGGTCGTGTCGTTCACGAACTTGTAGTCGATCTGGGTGGGGCCCGCCGCACTGAATGCCACGCCGCGGAAACAATCCCTCGTTCCGAAATTCTCTCCCTTGATGGTGATCGTGTGTCCCGGCTTGGCTTCATCCGGCTCCACGCGCAAGATCTTCGGTTTTCTACTGCTATCGCAGACAGGATCTTTCGACACGTGCTGTTCGTCGTGGCCCTTGATCGATTCTGTATCGTGCAGCGTGTAGCCCGCTCCGTCGACGATCACTCCCTCTTCGGCAACCGAGTGGAGGGGAAAGCAGGCAAACCCACACAACGAGACCATCACGAACGGCAACAGGAATCGGGGAGACATCGTGACCTCCTTCCATGGAGAATTACTTGTTCGGCATCGGAATATAGATTTCTCCGATAATCGTTTGCCCGGGAGAGGAGAGTGCAAATTGTGAAAAGGCCTCAACCAGACTGTTCGGTTCCTTTTTCGAAAGCAGCAACAGAGGGCGACGGAGGCTGTAGCGGCCGTCCTTCACAGTCGGCACTTCCGGCTCGACCTTATCCACCGGCAGCAAGCGGACGGCGACGCCGCCCGAGACGGCCGAGAGGCCGGTACTCAATGAAATATAGGCGGCTGCAGAGAGGGGAGGAAGGGTGCCGACGACGGTCTTCACGACGACCTCGTCTTCGCCGATCATTTTGGCGGAATCAGGAATTTTTCCCGCTATCCCCAGTTGGGTTTCGAAGGCTTCCCGAACGTTTTGGTTACGTGGCCTATCGATCAAGAGAGGCTTGGTCTCCGGTCCACCCAGCTCCGACCACTCCTTGATCTTTCCAGAAAAAATGTCGGCGACTTGCTGCTTGGTCACTTCTTTGGTGAAGTTTGACAAATGGACCAAAATGCCGATTCCATCCCAACCTATCTGAGTCGCCGCTAGCGCAGGATCCTCAGCCCCTGTGACGGCAATCTGAACCCGGCCTGCTTTGACCAATTGCAACGGTTTGGAATCCTCATCCCACAGAATATCGACATAGACCCGAGGATTGGCTTTTTCGAAGGCTCGAGCCAGGGCCTCGACGGTCCTTTGCTCCGGCCCGTTGCCGGCGATGATCAGGTTTCCCGCTACTTGAGCGAAGGTGGGGGCGTGTGACGCACAGAGAGCCAGTCCGACGAACAGCCCGGTTACGAACTGTCCCACGGTCATCGAGTGGCCTGTTCCCACAGGAGGTCACGACTGGGTTGATATGAGATGCTCAAGAGTTCGATCCTTCTGTCGGCACGGAATCTGATTCTGAGGCGACATTCGGCGGCGGCATGTTGAGTGCGACATTCACCGGCGGCAACTTGGCGAAGCTCCGCATCCGTTCCTCATGCATGGCCTTGGCTTTCAGCTCGGAAAAGCCGGGTTTGCGATCACCGACAACATTGGATGAAAACAAGGACATCAGTCGGGTTGCCTGTCGGGCCCGACAAAATGGACATTCCGTGTCTTCGACCCTGGTATACAGGGACTGACTGGCTTCGAATTGCTTTTCGCACTGTCCGCAACGATACTCGTAGAGGGGCACGGAATTGGATCCTTTCTGTGTCTCTATCGCAGAGTTATCATACAGAACTCTGGTTCGGACTTGACAAGACGACCTTGCTCAGGCGACCTTGACCGGCTCACAAGGATACGTTTATTCTAGCAACATACACAATTAAACTGCCAGCTTCATAGGAGGGTTTCAATGTCAGTGCTGATTCGACGGTACAAAGGCAACACCGGCATGATGCAGGAAGAACGAATCGATGACGACGATCGAATCGAGCGCTACATGCGGCTCTTCGAAAAAGACGACGTCAAAAAGTTGCAAACCGGCGTGAAGGTCTTTATTGAGAAGGATGAGTGGCAGCTCCTCTCATGAGAGTCGGTAAGGGGCGATACGTGAAGGGCAATCGGGTGACCTGCAATCGTTCCCGAAGTCCTTCACCACTGTCCGTTCACCCCTGACCGATCTGCCATGATTTACTGGGTTCACATTGCACGCGCGATCGACCGTGCGACACTCCACCGCGACCGCTGTTCAGAGGTTCCGTCCACCGCGACCTCCAGTGATTTCTGGGAGGGAGGATGGTTCGACTATCCGGACAAGGAACGGGCGCTCCGTGCTATGGAGCAGGCCGGAGTCAACCTACAACGACGGTGCCCTCTCTGTAAGCCATAAAACTATGAAGTGCTGAGTTCTAAGTGCTGAGAAAGGAATGGGCGGTCTTGCTCAGCACTCGGCACTCAGGACTCAGCACTCTTTATCCATGCCTCAACTCGCACTCCTACTGACCACGGTCATCTGGGGTGCCACATTCCCCGCAACCAAAGCAGCGCTTGAGCAGATTCCTCCGCTTTCTTTCTTATTGCTCCGGTTCCTCCTGGGCACGCTGCTGGTGCTGCTGTGGTTTGTGATTTGCCGCCGTCGACTGCACCGTGATCATGCCGTATTGAAGGCCAGCGCGCTCACGACCGTCTTTCTCTTTCTCGGATACCTGTTGCAAACGGTCGGACTCCTCCATACGAGTGCTTCCAATTCAGCTTTTCTGACGGCGTTGTATGTGATTTTTGTGCCGATGATTCTCATGCGGATCGACAGGCGGGTGGTGTCGGCTACGGCGATTGCGGTGGTCGGGCTCTGGCTATTGGTCAAGCCCGACAGCTCTATGAATCTGGGAGATCTCATGACTCTAGGATGCGCCGTCGCGTTTGCCGGACATATCATTTGTCTTGAGCGGTTCACGCGGCAAGTCGATGCTCCATCGCTACTTGTGTGGCAGATGGTGGCGATGACGGTATTGTTTCTTCCTGCTCCCTGGTGGGAAGAGGCGACACAGAGCGCCTTTTCGCCGACAGCCGCCTTGCTGATCGGTCTTGGCGTCACGGGCATTCTGGCCACGCTGGCGTTTGCCGTCCAGATGTGGGCGCAGCGACTGGTGCCCGCGCAACAGGTAGCATTATTGTTTGCGTCCGAACCTGCCTATGCGGCTTGGTTGTCTTGGTACTTTCTTGGGGAGACGCTTGATGTGCAAGGATGGATCGGGAGCGCACTCATCTTATTGGCGGTGGTGATCGGCGCGTTCGGCGGCTGATCGTTTTCACAAGGAGGAGTTGTATGGCGCAGAAGTTCGGTAATGGCCGGTGGGTTCACGAAGGATTTTTGGATAACCGCGTCGATGGAACGGTTGTGGGCCAGGTCGTCTTTGCCGTGATCGGGCCGGTGGATTTTTATTTGTGCGGCAATTTTAAGCCGGACATCGCTGGAGAGGTGATTCGATTCCGCAACAGTCGGTTCGAAGACGACGATATGGCCGGACAGGTCATCGGCGACATGGCGAACCCACAGGTTGGAACGGTGAACCTGATTTCGCTCGATCCACACCCGAATCTGGAGCCGCACCCCTATGTCGAGTGGTTTACGCTCGGCAAGGATCACTATCGCTTCGAGCTGAGTCCTGGAGATGCGTGGGTTCTATCTGATGAGGAGCGGAGGTCGATTGACGAGGAAAGCGGGCGTATTCGGGAGACCTTGGCCGATCGAGTGACGGACCGGCCAAGGTCGGATGACGAGAGCGACTGGATTTAAGGAGTTGTCAAGTTCAGCTCGGGTTGAGGCGTTGGAAGTTCCGCTGCTTTTACGGCTGCTTCAATCTTCTTCTTGAGTACGCTGCGGTCTGAATCCTGCTTGGTTTTTCCTTCGCGCACATATATCGGGACACCTCGAATATCCCAGACAAGCCCCAACCATTCCAGCCCTTTCAGGCAATAGTAGCTCATATCGATTTCCCACCAGTAGAAGCCTTGTCTTGTTGCGGCTGGGTAATAGTGGTGGTTATTGTGCCAGCCTTCTCCCATGGTAATCAGGGCCAGGAAGAAGTTGTTTCGGCTGTCGTCACCGGTCTCGTACCGTTGCGAGCCATAGACGTGAGACAAGGAATTGATGGTGCAGGTTCCGTGAAACAGCGCCACGGTTGAGATAAAAAATCCCCAAATCAGCATCTGGGGCCCATTGGTGCCGAGCCCAGGTGCATAGGCCTCCAGCAGCTTGCCGAATCCGAACATGCCGAAACCGGTAATGGTGGGAACGAGGACATCAAATCGGTCAAGAAACCGCAGCTCCGGAAACTTGGCAAAATCGGCAATCCCTTTGAGGCGCGGCGCATAAAAAGTCTGCGACATAATCCAGCCCATGTGCGACCAGAGGAACCCGCCTTGACGCGGAGAGTGCACATCGTCCGGTGTATCCGATGCGATGTGGTGATGACGATGATGGCCGGCCCACCACAAGGGGCCTCGCTGCGCACATGAACCGCCTAACAACGCAAAGAGGAACTGGACAGTACGTGAGGTCTTGAACGTGCGGTGTGAGAAATAGCGATGATACCACCCAGTGATCGCAAACATGCGGATGTAATAGAAGGTGACTGCAACGGCGACCGCGGTCCAGCTCCATCCGACCCACAACACGCCCAAACACATCAGATGTACGGCAATAAAGGGGATACTCCGAACCCAGTCTACCTTGGGAGGACCTTCCGATTTTGTGTGTTCAAGGCCGGCCCAGGAATCAAACCAGCGCAGAAATGAATACCAAAAGGCCTGGGCTTTGGTCGGGCTACTCGTTGGCACGTCGGACATACAATTCTCCTCTAGGTCGGGGGATCGGCAACGTCACTGTGGTGGGAGACAGGGAGCCGTGGTCCCGGTTAAGCTGATTGGTCCTGCAGGATAGGCTAGGTCGTCATTATACATGGAAGGTCACGAAAGTAAAACCTGATTTTTGCATGATCCCGCGGGTGTGATTGTACCGGACTGGCATCCACTATCTATTCATTTAGCAGGCTGCGGTAAAACCCTCCGTTCATCCTTCGAGAGCCTCAGGACGAACGGGGCCGTCATTGAATGTACTGAAGTCTTCCGTTCGTGCTGAGCTTGTCGAAGCATGAGCCCTTCGATGAACTCAGGACAGGCTCTTCGAAGCACAGCCCCGCGACCTGAAACAGATTCTAGACAGTGCTACGTACTCACGTTACACTTGGGTCCTTCTTGTTCCCAGACAACGGATCGTTGAGATGAAACTGCGTCGGTGACAGAAATAGGGCTAGAGCCATGAGTGACATCTTCATCAGTTACTCCAGCGAAGACAAGGGCCGAGTACAGGCCCTAGCGCGAGCCTTGGAACGGAAGGGATGGTCGGTTTGGTGGGATCGGCGGATCCCTGCGGGTAAGTCGTTCGACGAGGTCATTCACGAGGCGTTGAAGGCTGCCAGGTCCGTCGTGGTGGTATGGACCAACACCTCGGTGAAGAGTACCTGGGTGAAGAATGAATCGAGAAGTGGTTTGCGAAGGGGAATCCTCTTCCCGGTGATGTTGTTGGACGAGGTCGAGATCCCGCTGGAATTTGAGCATCTGCAAGCTGCGCATTTGATGGACTGGCATCCGGACCAGGGCCATGCCGGCTTCGACCAGTTTATTGACGATATCGCCCAGCTGATCGGTACTCCGACGAACTCCGTGCTTCAACAACCGCCCGCAACCCAAGGCCAAGAGCCACTGCCTGCACCAACGAGCCCGACACCTGAACCGGACAGAGAGCCGCTCCCGCAGCATACCGACGATGTGGAACCAGCCGGCGGGCAGCTTGATGAGCAGCCGTCCACTCCGGACACCACCGTCACGGTAGTGAGCGCTGATGTGCCAACAGCCCCTGTGGGGCCTGGCGAGGAGCTACCGGCGGCATCATCGCCCCCAACGCCCCAGAGGGAGATGGCTGCCAAATCACGCAAGAGCAAGAGAAGGGGAACCAGACCGAGAGTGACTGGCGCCAAACAGCCCACCGTAGAGGCTCGCGCTGTGGCCCAGGACTTGGCGGGGGAGCCCCTTGTATCTCCGGAACCGACAGAGGGGGCCGAACTCATTCACACAGACCAATCAGCCGGTGCGGACTACTCGGACTATCCGACTCATCCGGTCGTATCGACATCGTCCTTCTCCGTTCTTCCTATTGGTCTTGGTCTGCTGGCAGCGATAGGTGCGCTCGCCTATTTTCTGATCTTTTCCAAAAGCCCTTCACCGCAATACCAGCCCACTACGCAATCGACGAGCGCTCCTACTGAGGTGATGAGACCGCCCACTCAGTTCGTGCCTGTCGAACAGCCTCCGGTGGCGGCACCGCAAGCGAAACCCACCACGACCCAAGCAACAACGGCTATCAAGACGACGGATACCAAGTCGCGGCAGACAGCCCGCCCTTCCAAGACACAAGAGCCGTCAACCCAGGCGACGGTTACCAAGTCGCAACCAGCAGTCGACTCTCCGACGAATATCACCGGCAAGGACGGCGCGCCGATGGTGCTGATTCCTGCGGGAAAATTCTGGATGGGCTCGCCAGATAGTGAAGGACGCAAAGACGAACACCCGCGTCATCAGATCTATCTGGACG includes the following:
- a CDS encoding substrate-binding domain-containing protein, with protein sequence MTVGQFVTGLFVGLALCASHAPTFAQVAGNLIIAGNGPEQRTVEALARAFEKANPRVYVDILWDEDSKPLQLVKAGRVQIAVTGAEDPALAATQIGWDGIGILVHLSNFTKEVTKQQVADIFSGKIKEWSELGGPETKPLLIDRPRNQNVREAFETQLGIAGKIPDSAKMIGEDEVVVKTVVGTLPPLSAAAYISLSTGLSAVSGGVAVRLLPVDKVEPEVPTVKDGRYSLRRPLLLLSKKEPNSLVEAFSQFALSSPGQTIIGEIYIPMPNK
- a CDS encoding IPT/TIG domain-containing protein, producing MSPRFLLPFVMVSLCGFACFPLHSVAEEGVIVDGAGYTLHDTESIKGHDEQHVSKDPVCDSSRKPKILRVEPDEAKPGHTITIKGENFGTRDCFRGVAFSAAGPTQIDYKFVNDTTIEATVPDVRPGMSFIDVVAGGGTARSRAFLVQAK
- the cysT gene encoding sulfate ABC transporter permease subunit CysT, producing MNLNLKQPSVLPGFGLTLGFALFYLSLIVLIPLSGLFVKTSTLSWERFWEIITTPRAIASYQLTFGVSMVGAVINGLFGSIIAWVLVRYHFPGQSVVDALVDLPFALPTAVAGITLAAIYSSNGWIGQYLEPLGIKVAFTPLGVLVALTFIGLPFVVRTVQPVLQDLDKEVEEAATTLGANRWQTFWAVIVPELWPALLTGIAMAFARAVGEYGSVIFIAGNMPLKSEITPLLIMTKLEQYDYAGATALGVIMLVASFVLALMINLLQWWSTARHMNQ
- a CDS encoding acyl-CoA desaturase; the protein is MSDVPTSSPTKAQAFWYSFLRWFDSWAGLEHTKSEGPPKVDWVRSIPFIAVHLMCLGVLWVGWSWTAVAVAVTFYYIRMFAITGWYHRYFSHRTFKTSRTVQFLFALLGGSCAQRGPLWWAGHHRHHHIASDTPDDVHSPRQGGFLWSHMGWIMSQTFYAPRLKGIADFAKFPELRFLDRFDVLVPTITGFGMFGFGKLLEAYAPGLGTNGPQMLIWGFFISTVALFHGTCTINSLSHVYGSQRYETGDDSRNNFFLALITMGEGWHNNHHYYPAATRQGFYWWEIDMSYYCLKGLEWLGLVWDIRGVPIYVREGKTKQDSDRSVLKKKIEAAVKAAELPTPQPELNLTTP
- a CDS encoding DMT family transporter, translating into MPQLALLLTTVIWGATFPATKAALEQIPPLSFLLLRFLLGTLLVLLWFVICRRRLHRDHAVLKASALTTVFLFLGYLLQTVGLLHTSASNSAFLTALYVIFVPMILMRIDRRVVSATAIAVVGLWLLVKPDSSMNLGDLMTLGCAVAFAGHIICLERFTRQVDAPSLLVWQMVAMTVLFLPAPWWEEATQSAFSPTAALLIGLGVTGILATLAFAVQMWAQRLVPAQQVALLFASEPAYAAWLSWYFLGETLDVQGWIGSALILLAVVIGAFGG
- a CDS encoding sulfate ABC transporter ATP-binding protein codes for the protein MSIQVEHVTKRFGAFTVLNDVNLHVEAGELVALLGPSGCGKTTLLRILAGLERPDDGRIFLQGTEVTDQRISERRVGFVFQHYALFRHMTVADNVAFGLNVLPRAQRPSATRIQEKVRELLTLVQLQAMADRYPSQLSGGQRQRVALARALAVEPKLLLLDEPFGALDAKVRKELRRWLRRLHDELHITGILVTHDQEEALEVADRVVVMHQGNIEQIGTPDEVYENPETPFVYQFLGDVNVFHGRMSQGRIVDGEGGIALSPGDDLPGEQEVTFVRPHDLELSPSRTTPAQLEATVQFVNTAGSRVHLELESKESPGLIAVELTKERYRELKLQPGDVVFVHPKQLHVFRMPCLGQ
- a CDS encoding zinc ribbon domain-containing protein, translating into MPLYEYRCGQCEKQFEASQSLYTRVEDTECPFCRARQATRLMSLFSSNVVGDRKPGFSELKAKAMHEERMRSFAKLPPVNVALNMPPPNVASESDSVPTEGSNS
- a CDS encoding SUMF1/EgtB/PvdO family nonheme iron enzyme, coding for MSDIFISYSSEDKGRVQALARALERKGWSVWWDRRIPAGKSFDEVIHEALKAARSVVVVWTNTSVKSTWVKNESRSGLRRGILFPVMLLDEVEIPLEFEHLQAAHLMDWHPDQGHAGFDQFIDDIAQLIGTPTNSVLQQPPATQGQEPLPAPTSPTPEPDREPLPQHTDDVEPAGGQLDEQPSTPDTTVTVVSADVPTAPVGPGEELPAASSPPTPQREMAAKSRKSKRRGTRPRVTGAKQPTVEARAVAQDLAGEPLVSPEPTEGAELIHTDQSAGADYSDYPTHPVVSTSSFSVLPIGLGLLAAIGALAYFLIFSKSPSPQYQPTTQSTSAPTEVMRPPTQFVPVEQPPVAAPQAKPTTTQATTAIKTTDTKSRQTARPSKTQEPSTQATVTKSQPAVDSPTNITGKDGAPMVLIPAGKFWMGSPDSEGRKDEHPRHQIYLDAFYMDKFEVTVARYTEFVRAQNRSKPHYWDQVDTRTHRNLPVVGVDWHDAKAYCEWAGKRLPTEAEWEKAARGTDGRTYPWGNEQPTVRLANFGQHFTTNLYDDPLAPVDSYEAGNSPYGLHHMAGNVWEWTADWYDENYYRKGPERNPTGPANGKSRVVRGGSWSWEPADVRSAYRQRNLPTERGSNIGFRCAQDVPQ
- the cysW gene encoding sulfate ABC transporter permease subunit CysW, with the translated sequence MNSVTIAADKNVQWKDSLATESPLVRRLLITAAFLYLTLFLFIPLVAVFVEALKGGISAYVGSFLNEDALAAIRLTLLVAAVAVPLNALFGVAAAWAIAKFDFVGKQILITLIDMPLAVSPIISGLIYVLLFGAQGWLGPWLSEHDIKIIFALPGIVLATIFVTVPFVARELIPLMQSQGREEEEAAIMLGASGWQMFVRVTLPNIKWSLLYGVILCNARAMGEFGAVSVVSGHIRGLTNTMPLHVEILYNEYNAVSAFAVASLLTLLAIVTLSAKALIERKTVSANQHMTRR